The Anoplopoma fimbria isolate UVic2021 breed Golden Eagle Sablefish chromosome 20, Afim_UVic_2022, whole genome shotgun sequence genome includes a window with the following:
- the slc50a1 gene encoding sugar transporter SWEET1, with the protein MDSMQLLSWACIVFTVGMFSTGLSDLKKMRESKSADNIQFLPFLTTCLNNLGWFYYGMLKTDQTIVLVNVIGALLQILYIVVYLNYTKQKRKVMSQTLAAGTVLVCGWFYFTTFLPEGDTRLSQLGLTCSVVTVSMYLSPLTDLVQIVRSGDVKCLSFPLSVATFFTSTSWVLYGLQLNDNYIVIPNTPGIFTSLIRFYLFWRFASVNQSSPAYKSIQI; encoded by the exons aTGGATTCCATGCAGCTTCTGTCATGGGCCTGCATCGTCTTCACAGTCGGGATGTTCTCGACTGGACT GAGCGACCTGAAGAAGATGAGAGAATCCAAAAGTGCTGACAATATCCAGTTTCTCCCTTTCCTCACGACGTGTcttaa TAACCTGGGCTGGTTTTATTATGGGATGCTGAAGACAGATCAGACGATTGTCCTGGTCAACGTTATTGGAGCTCTACTCCAGATCCTCTACATCGTCGTGTACCTAAACTACACTAAACAAAAG aggAAGGTGATGTCACAGACGCTTGCGGCAGGGACGGTGCTGGTCTGCGGTTGGTTCTACTTCACCACGTTTCTTCCTGAGGGAGACACTCGGCTCAGCCAGCTCGGCCTCACCTGCAGCGTGGTCACCGTCAGCATGTACCTGTCCCCGCTCACTGACCTG GTACAGATAGTGCGTAGTGGTGATGTGAAGTGCTTGTCCTTCCCTCTGTCTGTAGCCACCTTCTTCACTTCAACCTCCTGGGTCCTGTACGGCCTTCAGCTAAACGACAACTATATTGTG ATTCCAAACACGCCTGGCATTTTCACAAGCCTCATCAGGTTTTATCTGTTTTGGAGATTTGCGTCTGTCAATCAGAGCTCACCGGCCTATAAGTCTATACAGATATGA